Proteins encoded together in one Deltaproteobacteria bacterium window:
- a CDS encoding MBL fold metallo-hydrolase: MSREPKPATSHTRSANARVRFELDPADFERASRGRIAQHATGRIEGPFGPAWDLGRYAFLDGEPPDTVNPSLWRQAKLNAIHGLFEVAPGLWQARGYDISNISFVAGERGWIVIDPLTSASCARACLELANQTLGARPVTAVIYTHSHADHFGGVLGVTTQAEVDAGRCRVIAPEGFLFQAVSENLLAGPAMARRALYQFGPLLPPGPRGQVDAGLGKNIPIEPPGLIAPSEEITHTGEELVVDGVRIVFQLTPETEAPAEMNFFFPDHGWLCMAENCTHTMHNLVPIRGAQVRNALNWSKYIGEAIELFGPRTELFFASHHWPRWGADDVRAYLALQRDLYRFMHDQTLRLANHGLTAPEIAESLELAPEFLAHGHTRGYYGDLVHNSKAVYQRYLSWYDGNPARLHAHPPVEAAKRYVAFMGGAEALLEKARASFEQGDYRWVVEVANHLVFAEPGHRAARELQADALEQLGYQAESATFRNAYLMGAQELRNGPPPARPIMRSGLVAALTIEQAFDAIAIRLRAEAVGGASLAINFTFTDLDERWSLALSNRTLNSVKGRHEPAAAASVALTRTRFLAILAGETSFEDAIRAGDVKLDGDAAALGAVFANLDTFQSGFPIVEP; the protein is encoded by the coding sequence ATGAGCCGTGAGCCCAAGCCCGCCACCTCGCACACCCGCAGCGCAAACGCACGCGTCCGCTTCGAGCTCGACCCCGCCGACTTCGAGCGCGCCTCGCGCGGCCGGATCGCGCAGCACGCGACCGGCCGGATCGAGGGCCCCTTCGGCCCGGCGTGGGACCTGGGTCGCTACGCGTTCCTCGACGGCGAGCCGCCCGACACCGTGAACCCGAGCCTGTGGCGGCAGGCGAAGCTGAACGCGATCCACGGCCTGTTCGAGGTCGCGCCGGGGCTCTGGCAGGCGCGCGGCTACGACATCTCGAACATCTCCTTCGTCGCCGGCGAGCGCGGCTGGATCGTGATCGATCCGCTGACCAGCGCGTCGTGCGCGCGCGCGTGCCTGGAGCTCGCCAACCAGACGCTCGGCGCGCGGCCGGTCACGGCGGTGATCTACACGCACTCGCACGCCGACCACTTCGGCGGCGTGCTCGGCGTGACGACGCAGGCCGAGGTCGACGCGGGACGCTGCCGCGTGATCGCGCCCGAAGGGTTCCTGTTCCAGGCCGTGTCCGAGAACCTGCTCGCGGGCCCGGCGATGGCGCGGCGCGCCCTGTACCAGTTCGGCCCGCTGCTTCCGCCCGGACCGCGCGGCCAGGTCGACGCGGGGCTGGGCAAGAACATCCCGATCGAGCCGCCGGGCCTGATCGCGCCGAGCGAGGAGATCACGCACACCGGCGAGGAGCTCGTCGTCGACGGCGTGCGCATCGTCTTCCAGCTCACGCCCGAGACGGAAGCGCCGGCCGAGATGAACTTCTTCTTCCCCGACCACGGCTGGCTCTGCATGGCCGAGAACTGCACCCACACCATGCACAACCTGGTGCCGATCCGCGGCGCGCAGGTGCGAAACGCGCTGAATTGGTCCAAGTACATCGGCGAGGCGATCGAGCTCTTCGGCCCGCGCACCGAGCTCTTCTTCGCCTCGCACCACTGGCCGCGCTGGGGCGCGGACGACGTGCGCGCCTATCTGGCGCTGCAGCGCGACCTGTACCGCTTCATGCACGACCAGACGCTGCGCCTGGCGAATCACGGACTGACCGCGCCAGAGATCGCCGAGTCACTCGAGCTCGCGCCCGAGTTTCTCGCCCACGGACACACGCGCGGCTACTACGGCGACCTGGTGCACAACTCCAAGGCCGTCTACCAGCGCTACCTGAGCTGGTACGACGGAAACCCCGCGCGGCTGCACGCGCACCCGCCCGTCGAGGCCGCGAAGCGCTACGTCGCGTTCATGGGCGGCGCGGAGGCGCTGCTCGAAAAGGCGCGCGCGTCGTTCGAGCAGGGCGACTACCGCTGGGTGGTCGAGGTCGCCAATCATCTGGTCTTTGCCGAGCCGGGCCACCGAGCCGCGCGCGAGCTGCAGGCCGACGCGCTGGAGCAGCTCGGCTACCAGGCCGAGTCGGCCACGTTCCGCAACGCCTACTTGATGGGAGCCCAGGAGCTGCGCAACGGCCCGCCGCCGGCACGGCCGATCATGCGCTCGGGCCTGGTCGCCGCGCTCACGATCGAGCAGGCCTTCGACGCGATCGCGATCCGGCTGCGCGCAGAGGCCGTCGGCGGTGCATCGCTCGCGATCAACTTCACGTTCACGGATCTCGACGAGCGCTGGTCGCTCGCCCTCTCGAATCGCACGCTGAATTCCGTGAAGGGCCGACACGAGCCGGCCGCCGCCGCGAGCGTCGCGCTCACGCGAACGCGCTTCCTCGCGATCCTCGCCGGCGAGACGAGCTTCGAGGACGCGATCCGCGCCGGCGACGTGAAGCTCGACGGCGACGCCGCCGCGCTCGGCGCCGTCTTCGCCAATCTCGACACGTTCCAATCGGGCTTCCCCATCGTCGAGCCCTAG